In Streptococcus gallolyticus subsp. gallolyticus DSM 16831, the sequence CACAACATCTCTTAAAGTTGATAAAGTCTGGAATGACAATGATGACCAAGATGGTCTTCGTCCGACTTCAGTAACCATTAACCTTTTGGCTAATGGCGAAGTGGTTGATACAGTGGATGTGACACCAAATGCTGATGGTGATTGGACTTATACCTTTACCGATTTAGCAGAATACAGTAATGGTGAAAAAGTTACTTATACCGTTGAAGAAGTCAATACTCCAGAAGGTTATACGTCATCTGTAGACGGCACAACTATTACCAATACCCACACTCCAGAAACAACAGAAGTGTCAGGAACTAAGGTCTGGGATGATAATAACGACCAAGATGGACTTCGTCCAGATTCGATTATTATTAACCTTTTGGCAAATGGTGAAGTAGTGGCTAGTCAAACGGTAACAGCCGATAATGATTGGAACTATGCCTTTACTGATTTACCTAAGTATGACAATGGTAATGAGATTGTTTATACGGTTGATGAAGCAACAACACCAGATGGCTATACGTCATCTGTAGACGGTACAACTATTACCAATACGCACACCCCAGAAACTACCGAAGTTTCAGGCACGAAAACGTGGGATGATAATGATGACCAAGATGGTAAACGTCCAGATTCCATTACTGTGAACCTACTAGCTAATGGTACAGTTGTTGATACTAAGACAGTGACAGCGGATGATAATTGGAGCTATTCATTTACAGACTTACCTAAATATGACAATGGTAACGAAATCACTTATACGGTGACAGAAGATACTGTAGCTGACTATACAACAACTTATGATGGTTACAATATCACTAACAGTTACACCCCGGGTGAAACAAGCATTACAGTTACAAAAGTTTGGGATGATAACAATGACCAAGATGGTATCCGTCCAGACGCTATCCAAGTACAATTGTACGCAAACGGTGAAAAATCAGGTGATGTCATTACCTTGACAGCAGCTGACAATTGGACTTATACATGGACAGGTCTTGCGGAAAAAGCCAATAAGAAAACTATTACTTATACTGTTGAAGAAGTTTCAGCTGTTGATGGTTATACCGCAACAGTTGGTGAGGTTGAAAATGGTAATGTGACCATCACAAATACGCATACGCCAACGACACCAGAAACACCATCATCAGATGAGCCAACAACACCAAGTCAGTCAAATAAAAAATCTGATAAAGAGCAAGATAAAAACATCATTGCAGCTCTTCTCCCGTCAACAGGAAGCCGTAGTGGCTTGGGATTGACAATTCTTGGCTTAGTGCTTGTTATTGCGCTCCTTGCTGGATTGGTTTATCACAAAGTTAAAAAGGCTTAGGAAACTTTTTAACTCAAATAATATACACTTTTAACACTTTAACACCTAGAGGCTGAGATAAAATTCTCAGTTTCTTTGTTTATGTAGTTATAATTTACAAGATACAGTGGTTTGGACTTTAACCAAATGATACTTTGCGCTGCTTAAACAATTTTGGAAATTGTTTAAGGTTGCGGATAAGAGAAACGAAGTATCTCCTACATCTCCTACATCTCGGAAGCTTTAAGAACTCCTTTGATTCTTCTAACAGACCACTGTATTATTAGACTTACGATGACTTAAAGCATCCAGTAGATGCTTTGAGGTCTGAACCTAGAAATTGAAAAGCAAGGAAGCTAAGGAAAATATCAAGAAAGACTTTCTTTTCAGTTTTAAATCTTTACTAAAGATTTTTTCTTTTTATAATCAATAAAAAAGGTTTACATAGTGTGAATTTATAATGATTATATTTCATAATTTTCTGTGATAAAATAAAATTATGGGGGATGGGAAACGATATGAAAGACTAACAAACTCATAAATGCTGTTTATGTTTTAGCTTGCTAGCAGAATACTTTGCATTATTAATCAGTTTAATTATTCTTTTCCTTTAATAGTAGAATTGCTAGTGGTATGTTAGCTTTTCATACGTCCTCTCGTATTTGGTAATACAAGTGACTTTACTAATTTAGAAGTGATGGGGAAATATCTGTGTTCAGGAAGTATGATAAGATATTTGCTACTTCGTTTGTTTTAGCAACTTGTATCACTATATTTTTATTTTTTACCAATGATAATTTTTTTGAATGGTCCTTTACACGTCATCAGAATATTTTGAGTTGGTATATTAGACCGCTGTTTATTATCCCTATTATGATAGGTGCACTAAGAAAATCTTATACAGTTATCTTTGGTTCAATTTTTATCTGTTTACAAGTATGTTTTGGTTTGCAAGACCTGATGAGATAGATGATAGTGTTATAGAATTTTTAAATTTTGAACGAAACTATTTAACAGCAGGGTGGAATTTGGATAAAATTTTTGTGGTAACTGCTGTTATACATTTCTTTATTTTCTTAATTTATACAACGTGGAAATGGTTGCTAGTTGTTATCATCATTAGTGCAATATTAAAAGTTATACATAGTGTTATTTTTGGTGGCAGTAGTGGTTTATTAATTATTAAGCCTGCTATTCTTGGAATTATTATATGTACCTTAGTCATTTGGGGATTTTTTAGAAAAAATGATAAATAATTTTTTGTGAGTTATCAAAAAGTATACATTGTTAAACTATTTGATGATTTTTTATGCTATTTCTTATGAAACGATATTTAAATAATAATTTTAATATCGTTAAGGTATACGGTTACTAGGGAAGGTGAGGGTATGACAAATAATAATCAATTGCCACCGTGGTTAGCGGTGCTGACCGAGAAAGACCTTGATTTCATTAGGCAATTTATTATAAGCTCAGGTTCATTAAAGGAAATGGCGAGCTACTATGATATTTCTTATCCGACTGTTCGATTAAGGCTAGATAAATTGATTCAAAAAGTATCAGGTGATGGTATGGTTGAAGATGATAATTATATTCAGTTGATTAGGCAGTTAGCTTTGGATGGTAAGATGAGCTATGACACGGCTAGAGAGTTGATACTTTCTTATAGGAAAGAACGACGGTATTTATGGTGACACACTGTCAACCGAAAGTGGTTTATATCTAAGGATTCCTTTTGATATAATGAAAATAGGAGAAGCGGTATGGAAAAAATTCAAGTTGAATCGAAATCAGTTAAAAGCTCTTGCGACTATTTTTATGGTCTTTGATAATATTTATCTTCGTTTTGCTGGTTTGCCAAGCATTATTCATTTATTAACTCGATTTGTTGCTCCTTTATTTGCTTGGTTGATGGTTGAGGGATTCTTTCATACCCACTCTCGAAAAGAATATTGCAAAAGGTTGTGGATAGCTGCTGTTTTGATGCAGATTGGTGACTTTATTTCACTGGCTTTGTTGAAAGAAAATGGTATTTCTGACAATATCTTTCTGACCTTAGCGATATCATTTAGTGTGATATGGCTGATTGATACAGCTAAGAAAGCAAAAGGAAATAAAAAAATTTTGCTAAATTTGGGTGCGGTAGCACTTGCTGCTGTGGGCATGGTAATAAGTGAAGGTGGTTTATCCATTATTCCATTTGTTTTTATCACGTATTTGTTTTATCATCAAAAAACAAAACAAGCGGTGGTTTATTTCCTTTATTGCTTTATTCTTTTCTTTACGCTTTATGGTGGCTTGAGTTTAGCCATAAAACAAGGTTTTGAGATGTTCTGTGTGAATTCGGACTGGATGGGATTTTTAGTGATTCCTTTTATGTACCTCTATAATGGTGAAAAAGGGCAATCAAGACCTTATCAAAAATGGTTCTTCTATGTTTTCTATCCTTTGCATTTATGGATTTTAGCCATTATAAGTGTCGTTATAAAGTGAGATTATTTTAGAAGAGGTTGAGGCAAAAGTGCGTAGCCTCTTTGTTTATGCAATCAAAATTGATTATCGTGGAAAGGCAATTTTCGTCGGTCTAAAAATATATTTTCCCCTGAGAATAAGCTGTTTTGAAAAAACATGTTAGATGGTATAATGATGATATGAACAAAGAAAGATTGCATATTGTTTTAAACAAAGACATTATTGACCAGTTGAATCTTGCTAGTGGGCAGGAGCTGGAAGCCGAGTTATACGCTGATAAATTAGTGCTGCAAAGAGAAGAAGAGCCTGAACGGCGTACCCTTTCGAGTTGGGTATTAATTATTGCGACTGTTTTGCTGAGTGTGGTCTTTTTTGCCATTAGTTCTATGCAAAATAGGAGCCAGATTTTATTGGTTGGCGACTACTCGATTATCACCTTTTTGATTGGCTTTGGTGGGGTGCTTGGAATGGCAATTTTCACCATTACCTTCATTCTCAACCGTCATCTGTTTCTGGGTGGGCTGAAAGCGCGTGTTTTCTGGCGGATGCTTCCCGTCATCATCATGTCCTTTACGGTTATTTTATTGTTAGCTTTATTAGGCTTTGGCTGGCTGCTGGAGCAGATTTTTACAGGAGCGTCTTTTGATAAATTAACAGCTACCTTGATTTTAGGAGTTTCGATTTATGCTGTAAGCGCGCTTTGGGGGCAAATAGCAGAGCAGATTAGAGCGACTTGGTTGACGACAGTATTTACGGTTATTATGATTAGCGGCGTCTTTATTTCCATGGCAACCAATAGTTCATTGCAATGGTGGCACTTTAATCTTAGTTTTTTAGGAACAAAAGAAGCTAAAGACAGTTGGCAATTCAATTTGACCTTAATGTTGTCGGCGCTGATTTTAGTTGCCTTGGTTGATTACCTTTTTGTCGCTCTCGGTGAAAAATACGGCAGAAATTGGAAATTACGACTGATGCGTGTGATGCTAACCGTGCTAGGGCTTGATTTGGGCGCTGTTGGCTATTTTCCAAATAATGCCAGCTCACATCTTTTGCACACTCGTGTTGCTGGTTACTTGGTTTTCATTATCATTGCCTTGATTATTAGTGTCAAATGGCTTTTGCCAAATGTGACCCGAGATTTTCTGGTAATGTCATATGTGATTGGCGGCATGTTGGTTGGGCTAGAGGTAGCTTTTGAAGTTATCCATTACTTGTCCTTAACAGCATTTGAAATGAGTGCTTTCTTGTTAGCATTTACGTGGTTGATTAGGCTCATCAATCATTTAGAACGCCTACTCGTTCCAGAAAAGAAAGTCATGACTGTTACGCTTGAATCATTTTAATCTTTTTAACATCATCTCTAAGCTTTTAGTCTGAAAATACGGATGACTAGTGGTTTAGAGATATTTTTTCACATTAAAGCTCTTTTTAGTGGCTAAAAACGTACATTTTGGTGAAAAATGTTGTATTTTTTAGAAAATTCGCAAAAAATGCTTGACAAGGAGAAAAACGGTGGGTATAATGTTAATCAATCAGAAAGTAACAAGGATTTGCTTACAGGGAGCCCGTGGTTGCTGTGAACGGGTAGCAGGTGGTTGTGAAATTGGGCTGATGGTATATTGTTGAAGATAAGAAATAGTTTTCAGGTGAGCACCCCTTATCGTGCAGCTCCTTGCTAGAGGAGATAGAGATGACGGAGTATGATTTTCCGTTAAAATGAGGTGGCACCGCGCTAATAGATTAGACGTCCTCACACAGAAGTTTTTTCTGTGTGAGGTTTTTTGTTTAGCATAAGTGAGTTAGGTAGCAAACTGCGAAAAGATTTCTTAAAAACAAAGTGAAGCAAACGCTGATGAGTTGAGAATTAGTGGTACGCTTCAGGTGGGCACCCCTTATCGTGCAGCTCCTTGTTGGAGGAGATAGAGATGACGAAACTTATTTTTCGTTAAATGAGGTGGCACCGCGCTAACTAGCTTTAGACGCCCTCACACAGAAGTTTTTTTCTGTGTGAGGTTTTTTGTTTAAAAATGGAGGAGAGGTAATGAGAGATTTAGCAACAGTTCGTCAAGAAATAGATAAGATAGACGAACACTTAATCACATATTTAGCTAAGCGACAGCGCTTAGTTGAAGAAGCGGGACTCTTAAAACCTAAAAATGACCTTCAAGCGGTAAATGCACAAGAACGTGTTGAAGAAGTCATTAGAAATTGTTGCGAGCGTGCACGAGCAGCAAATTTATCTCCTCGCGTTGCAGAAGCTATCTGGCGAACGATGATTGGAGCGTTTATAGCGTTAGAGACAGAAGTAAATAGTCAGTCAAAAAAATAGAAAAGAGTTTTTTATGCGAAAAATTTTAACTGCTGATACTTTAACACCTATTCTTGCTTATATGCGAGTTCAAGGTGAGCATAAGGTTATTCTTGAATCAATTCCACGAGAAAAAGAAAATGCGCGTTTTTCAATCGTGGCTTATAATCCCGTTTTTGAAATCAAATATGAAAATGGCGAGTTAACCGAAAATGGTCAAGTCATTACTGGTGACCCACTTGATTATCTTAATCACGTAACGGTCAAAGGAGAAGCTACTGATCTGCCTTTTGGTGGCGGTGCGATTGGTTTTGTCGGTTATGACATGATTAGCCTTTATGAAAATATCGGAGACATTCCTGAAGATACTATTGGAACGCCAGATATGCATTTCTTTGTTTACGAGTCTTATTTGATTTTTGATCATAAGACAGAAAAAGTTTACGTGGTTGAAGATAATATTTACAGTCATCGTGACAATGATGCGACACGTCAAGCGCTTGGTAAGGTCGTCAAAGATTTGCAAACACAAGCGCCAAATGAATTTTCTCCACAGGAATTACATTCTTTAACCTTCAAGCACCATATTGAAAAAGAAAAATTTGAACAGATGGTTGACACGGCTAAGAAACTGATTCGTGAGGGAGATATGTTCCAATGCGTGCTTAGTCAACGTTTCTCAAGCCCGTTTGAGGGTGACCCGCTTGATTACTATCGCAATTTGCGCGTGACAAATCCGTCAAATTATCTCTATTTCTATGATTTTGGCGATTATCAGATTATTGGCGCAAGCCCAGAAAGTTTGGTTTCTGTGAAAAATGGCGAAGTCACTACAAATCCGATTGCAGGCACACGTCCAAGAGGGGCAAACGATGCTGAAGATGCTGCGCTAGCTAAAGACTTGCAAGCTGACATCAAAGAAACAGCTGAGCACCGTATGCTAGTGGATTTAGGACGAAATGATATTGGAAGAATTTCTCAAAACGGTACGGTCAAGGTGACGAAATACATGGAAGTTGAGTATTTCCGTTATGTCATGCATTTGACGAGCGTGGTTAAGGGGCAATTGCTACCAGATGTGCAAAGTATTGATGCTTTGAAAACGACTTTACCAGCTGGTACTGTATCAGGCGCGCCGAAAATTCGTGCTATGAAACGTATTTACGAATTGGAAGAAGAAAAGCGTGGCGTTTATGCGGGAGCGATTGGTTATCTTTCGGCAACTGGTGACATGGATTTTGCCATTGCGATTCGGACAATGATTCTCAAAAATCAAAAAGCTTACGTGCAAGCAGGAGCAGGAATTGTTTATGATAGCGTAGCAGAAAATGAATTTTACGAAACGATTAATAAAGCTAAAGCAATGACACGAATAGGGGATAGCCAATGATTTTACTAATTGATAATTATGATTCTTTTACCTATAACCTAGCACAATATTTGGGAACTTTTTCAGACGTTCAAGTGTTGCGAAATGATGATGCGGCATTGGAAGCAGCTGCTCAAACAGCTGATGCGCTTGTTTTATCACCAGGTCCTGGTTGGCCAGCTGATGCTGGAAAATTGGAAGAAATGATTCGTTTATTTGCTGGAAAGAAACCTATTTTAGGAATTTGTCTTGGGCATCAAGCGATTGCTGAAACCTTTGGTGGAAAGCTCGGCTTGGCTAAAAATGTCATGCATGGCAAGCAAAGCGATATTGAGCTCTTGGCAGAATCACCTGTTTTTTCAAATCTAGCAAATGAATTACCAATCATGCGTTATCATTCGATTGTTGTGACGGAGATGCCAGAAGAGTTTGAGGTCGTGGCAAAAACAACGGACGACCAAGAAATTATGGCAATTCAACACAAGAACTTGCCAATCTATGGGCTTCAATTTCACCCAGAAAGTATTGGCTCACCAGACGGGCTTCAAATGATTGAAAACTTTGTGCGATTGGTTGTTGAGAAATAAAGTGAGGAAAAACAATGAAAGAACTTTTTAATCAAATTGCTAACAGAGAAGATTTATCCGAAGAACAAGTTGAGGCACTTTTTGATGGCATTTTAAATAATGATGTCTCAGAAAGCGAGATTGCAGCTTTTCTCATGGGGCTTAAGGTTAAGGGAGAAATGCCTTCTGAAATTACTGGAATTGTGCGTGCGCTTAAAAGTCATGCGGTCGATTTACCGCAAGTATTTGACGACGCCATGTGTAATTGTGGCACAGGTGGTGACCAATCTTACAGTTTTAACATTTCAACAACAGCTTGTTTTATCCTAGCAGCAGGTGGTATCCGCATGGCTAAGTTTGGAAATCGTTCGGTTTCATCAAAATCAGGTTCTGCCGATGTCCTTGAAGAATTGGGAATCAATATCACAGCCTCACCAGAGACGCTTTCTAAAGCACTAGACGAAGTTGGCGTTGCCTTTATCTTTGCGCAAACCATGCTTCCTGCTATGCGTTTTATTGGTCCAGCTCGTCAGGTTCTAGGAATCCCAACGATTATGAATATTGTTGGACCTTTGGCAAATCCACTTGACCTTGAAACTCAATTAATGGGTTTGTATCGTGCAGATTTGCAAGAAACGGCTGCGCAAGTTATGCAAAAACTCGGTCGTAAACGTGCCATTATCATTACTGGTCCAAATAACATGGATGAAGCAGCGCTATATGGTACCAATACCTATACGCTTTTAGATAATGGCAAGATTAGCCAACATCAGTTTACTTATCAAGACCTTGAAATGCCAAAAGTTGAACTTGATGATATTGTTGGTGGAGATGCCAAGCAAAATGCAGAGATTTTGCTGAGTGTTCTTCAAAATGAACCTAGCCCTTACCTTGAAACAACGGTATTGAATGCTGGACTTGGCTTTTATGCTAATGGAAAAGTGGATAGTTTAGAAGAGGGTGTTGCCCTTGCTCGTCAGTTGATTGCAGACGGTTCAGCCCTTGCTAAGCTTCGCCAATTACAAGAGGTGCAAATATGAGTAAAGAATTTCTCCCAACTATCTTGAAGCAAAAAGCAAAAGAAGTGGAAGAGTTAGAAACGGAATCCTTACAACCACTTCGTGAGACTTACAAGCTGTATGACTATCTCAAAAATAATGCCAAGAAACTTCAAGTGATTGCTGAAGTCAAAAAAGCTAGTCCTAGCCTTGGTGACATTAACCTTGATGTTGACATTGTCAAACAAGCTAAAACTTATCAAGATAGCGGTGCGGCAATGATTTCGGTGCTGACAGACCCTTTCTTCTTTAAAGGTGACATTGATTACCTCCGTCAGATTTCTAGTCAAGTGAGTATTCCAACACTTGCCAAAGATTTCATTATTGATGAAAAACAAATCATTCGTAGTCGTAATGCAGGAGCAACAGTGATTTTGTTGATTGTGGCAGCTTTGCCAGAAGCTCGTTTGAAAGAGCTTTATGATTTTGCGACAGGGTTAGGACTAGAAGTTTTACTCGAAACGCATAATTTACCTGAATTGGAAGTCGCACATCGCATTGGTGCTAAAATTATCGGCGTTAATAACCGTAATTTAGTGACTTTTGAAACAGATATTAATACCAGCTTAGAATTATCAGCGCATTTCAAAGAAATGCCAGTTTATATTTCAGAATCAGCTATTTTCACCAAAGACGACGCTGCCTTGGTTGCCCCATTTTTCAATGGCATCTTAGTTGGCACGGCATTGATGAAAGCAGATAATGTTTCTGAAAAAGTGAAGGAGTTGCAAATTGACAAAGGTTAAAATTTGCGGGCTTTCAACACAAGCAGCCGTTGAACAGGCAGTCAAAAGCGGAGCAGATTATATCGGTTTTGTCTTTGCCAAAAGTAAGCGGCAAGTTGGCATAAAACAAGCTAACTATTTAGCACAGTTTATTCCAGAAACTGTCCAGAAAGTGGGTGTTTTTGTAAGTCCAACATTGGTGGAACTTCAAGAAGCGATTACTAAAGTGCCTCTTGATTTTGTACAAATCCATGGAGATTTTGAAGAAGAGCTCTTTAAGAAAATTGATGTTCCAAGTATTCGTGCCATTCCTGTCCAAAAAGCACTGGAAGAAATTGATAGTCAAGCGGATTATTTATTATTTGACGCCCCCTTGGCTGGTTCGGGCAAGACATTTAATTGGGAATTGTTAAAAGATAAGAAAATCACGAAGCCATATTTTTTAGCAGGCGGATTAACTGTCGATAATGTCCAGCAGGCCATAACTTTCTTTCATCCTTACGCTGTTGACGTTTCTTCTGGTGTTGAGACGGATGGTGAAAAAGATTTATTGAAGATTGCAAAATTTATAGAAAGTGTGAAAAAATGAGCTATAACCAACCAGATACTAATGGATTTTACGGAAAATTTGGTGGACAATTTGTTCCCGAAACACTGATGACTGCGGTTATCGAACTTGATGAAGCTTACCGCGAAGCTAAGGCAGACCCAAGCTTTCAAGAAGAACTCGATGCGCTTTTGAAAAATTATGTCGGTCGTGAAACACCGCTTTATTATGCAGAGCGTTTAACAAAACATATCGGCGGTGCGAAAATTTACCTCAAACGTGAAGACCTTAACCACACAGGTGCTCATAAAATTAATAACGCCCTCGGTCAAGTTCTTCTTGCTAAACGAATGGGTAAAAAGAAAATTATTGCCGAAACGGGTGCTGGTCAACACGGGGTTGCAACAGCAACAGCAGCTGCACTTTTTGACATGGAATGTACGATTTATATGGGTGAAGAGGACGTGAAACGCCAAGCACTCAATGTTTTCCGTATGGAATTGCTAGGCGCTAAAGTCTTTTCTGTAACTGATGGTTCACGCGTTTTGAAAGATGCCGTAAATGCAGCCCTTCGCGCGTGGGTAGCTAATATCGAAGATACACACTATATCATGGGGTCAGCTCTCGGACCTGCACCTTTCCCTGAAATGGTTCGTGACTTCCAATCTGTTATCGGTCAAGAAGCAAAGAAACAATATGCAGAGATTTCAGGAGGAAAATTGCCTGATGCTGTCCTAGCCTGTGTTGGCGGTGGTTCAAATGCGATTGGTCTTTTCTATCCATTTGTCGAAGATGAATCAGTTGCTCTTTACGGTGCTGAAGCAGCAGGACATGGACTTGATACTGAAGAACACGCTGCAACATTTGCCAAAGGACGTATAGGTATTTTGCATGGTGCTTTGATGAATGTTTTGCAAGACCGTCATGGACAAATCATGGAAGCTTTCTCAATCTCAGCTGGTCTTGATTATCCAGGCGTTGGTCCAGAACATTGCCATTTCAAAGACATTGGTCGTGCAACATACGATTCTATTACCGATGATGAAGCACTTGAAGCATTCATGCTTCTATCACGTTTGGAAGGGATTATTCCAGCTCTCGAATCAAGTCATGCCATTGCTTTGACTCAAAAAGTGGCTAAGGAATTAGGACCAGATAAATCAATCATTGTTTGTCTATCTGGACGTGGTGATAAGGATGTTGTGCAAGTAAAAGAACGTTTGGAAGCAGAAGGGAAATAGACTATGACTAAGACACTCACAAAACATCTTGAAAACATTGGAGCAAGCGGTAAAGGAATTTTTGTGCCATACATTATGGCAGGAGACCACGAAAAAGCTTTAGACGGTTTGTTTGACACCATTACTTTTTTGGAAAATAGCGGAGCTTCTGCTATTGAAGTGGGCATTCCATGGTCAGACCCCGTTGCTGACGGACCAGTCATTGAATTGGCAGGGCAAAGAAGCTTGGCTAACGGTGTGAATTTAACAGCGATTGTTCAAAAATTACAAGAAAAACAAACGACAGTTCCTTTGGTCATCATGACTTACATCAATCCTGTCTATCAATACGGCATTGAGAAATTTATTGCTGACTTGAAAAATACGTCTGTTAAAGGGTTGATTATTCCTGATTTACCACACGAACACGAAAATATGGTAAAACCATATCTTACCGACACAGATATTGCGCTTGTGCCACTCGTTAGTCTGACAACAGGTATTGAACGTCAAAAAACGTTATGTAAAGATGCTGAAGGCTTTATCTATGCCGTTGCTATTAACGGTGTTACTGGTAAAACTGGCAATTATCGTGATGATTTGGATAAACATTTGACCAATCTTAAAACCATTGCAGACATTCCTGTTTTAACAGGTTTTGGTGTCTCAACTCCAGCGGACATTGAGCGCTTTAACAAAGTATCAGACGGTGTTATTGTCGGAACGAAAATTGTTAGAGACTTACACGAAGGAAAAACAGATGATGTTGCTGACTTCGTCAAATACGGCTCAAATTATCAAAAATAAACTCATTTCAGCAAAAAAAAACAGAGATTCCTTTGATGTGGAGTCTCTGTTTTTAATTTATTTTATTTAGAACAAATCAATGATGAGTTTTAAATTGAGCAGTGTTAATACAATAGCGACGAGATAGCCGAGAATAGTGTTCCATTTGGCATTGACAAATTCTCCCATAAGTTTGCGGTTTGATGTGAAATAAACCAATGGAAAGATTGAAAATGGCAAAGCTACCGAGAGAAAAACTTGTGAGTAAACAATGAGTTGGTCAAGGACACTTTCGCGACTACCATAGAGCACAGCCACAATCATAACGGGAGCAAGAGCAGCCAAACGTGTCACCAAACGGATAACCCATTGTGGCAAATGGAGTTTCAAAAAGCCTTCCATGACAATTTGTCCAGTTAGCGTGCCTGTAATGGTTGAATTTTGCCCACTAGCAAGCAAAGCGATAGCAAATAAAGTTGATAGAGCAGCACTAGCAACACTACCTGCAATTTCAGAATTTTGAAGAGCGTCATACATTTGTGAAAATGCGTTGATTTCACTAGCATGCCCATAAAAGAGTGAAGCTCCTAAAATGAGCAATAGGGAATTAACCACAAAAGCAAGCGAGAGTTGAATATTGGAATCCCAAGTCATGAAACGCACAGCTTGTTTAATGGAATCTTGACTCTTATAATTAACTTTTCGAGTTTGTGAGATAGAAGAATGGAGATAAAGATTATGTGGCATAACTGTCGCCCCAATAATCCCCAAAGCTAATGTCAATTTACTATTAACGCCACTTTGTTTTAAATCTAAAATCGACGCATTAGGGAGATAGCCGTGCAAAATTCCTGAAAGACTTGGCTTTGATAAGATGACCAAGTAAAGGAAAATAATCAAAATCGTTGCAATCAAGGTCGATACGATAGCCTCAATTTTACGGAATCCCAATTTCATCAAAGATAAGAGAATAAAGACATCTAAAATCGTGATGAAAATCGAGAATAACAAAGACCAACCAAAAAGTAAATGAAGAGCGATTCCCGAACCAATGACTTCAGCCAAATCTGTCGCCATTAATGCTAATTCAATCACAATAAAAAGTAA encodes:
- a CDS encoding TraX family protein; this translates as MKIGEAVWKKFKLNRNQLKALATIFMVFDNIYLRFAGLPSIIHLLTRFVAPLFAWLMVEGFFHTHSRKEYCKRLWIAAVLMQIGDFISLALLKENGISDNIFLTLAISFSVIWLIDTAKKAKGNKKILLNLGAVALAAVGMVISEGGLSIIPFVFITYLFYHQKTKQAVVYFLYCFILFFTLYGGLSLAIKQGFEMFCVNSDWMGFLVIPFMYLYNGEKGQSRPYQKWFFYVFYPLHLWILAIISVVIK
- the trpE gene encoding anthranilate synthase component I, producing the protein MRKILTADTLTPILAYMRVQGEHKVILESIPREKENARFSIVAYNPVFEIKYENGELTENGQVITGDPLDYLNHVTVKGEATDLPFGGGAIGFVGYDMISLYENIGDIPEDTIGTPDMHFFVYESYLIFDHKTEKVYVVEDNIYSHRDNDATRQALGKVVKDLQTQAPNEFSPQELHSLTFKHHIEKEKFEQMVDTAKKLIREGDMFQCVLSQRFSSPFEGDPLDYYRNLRVTNPSNYLYFYDFGDYQIIGASPESLVSVKNGEVTTNPIAGTRPRGANDAEDAALAKDLQADIKETAEHRMLVDLGRNDIGRISQNGTVKVTKYMEVEYFRYVMHLTSVVKGQLLPDVQSIDALKTTLPAGTVSGAPKIRAMKRIYELEEEKRGVYAGAIGYLSATGDMDFAIAIRTMILKNQKAYVQAGAGIVYDSVAENEFYETINKAKAMTRIGDSQ
- a CDS encoding permease; the protein is MNKERLHIVLNKDIIDQLNLASGQELEAELYADKLVLQREEEPERRTLSSWVLIIATVLLSVVFFAISSMQNRSQILLVGDYSIITFLIGFGGVLGMAIFTITFILNRHLFLGGLKARVFWRMLPVIIMSFTVILLLALLGFGWLLEQIFTGASFDKLTATLILGVSIYAVSALWGQIAEQIRATWLTTVFTVIMISGVFISMATNSSLQWWHFNLSFLGTKEAKDSWQFNLTLMLSALILVALVDYLFVALGEKYGRNWKLRLMRVMLTVLGLDLGAVGYFPNNASSHLLHTRVAGYLVFIIIALIISVKWLLPNVTRDFLVMSYVIGGMLVGLEVAFEVIHYLSLTAFEMSAFLLAFTWLIRLINHLERLLVPEKKVMTVTLESF
- a CDS encoding aminodeoxychorismate/anthranilate synthase component II; protein product: MILLIDNYDSFTYNLAQYLGTFSDVQVLRNDDAALEAAAQTADALVLSPGPGWPADAGKLEEMIRLFAGKKPILGICLGHQAIAETFGGKLGLAKNVMHGKQSDIELLAESPVFSNLANELPIMRYHSIVVTEMPEEFEVVAKTTDDQEIMAIQHKNLPIYGLQFHPESIGSPDGLQMIENFVRLVVEK
- the trpC gene encoding indole-3-glycerol phosphate synthase TrpC gives rise to the protein MSKEFLPTILKQKAKEVEELETESLQPLRETYKLYDYLKNNAKKLQVIAEVKKASPSLGDINLDVDIVKQAKTYQDSGAAMISVLTDPFFFKGDIDYLRQISSQVSIPTLAKDFIIDEKQIIRSRNAGATVILLIVAALPEARLKELYDFATGLGLEVLLETHNLPELEVAHRIGAKIIGVNNRNLVTFETDINTSLELSAHFKEMPVYISESAIFTKDDAALVAPFFNGILVGTALMKADNVSEKVKELQIDKG
- a CDS encoding chorismate mutase encodes the protein MRDLATVRQEIDKIDEHLITYLAKRQRLVEEAGLLKPKNDLQAVNAQERVEEVIRNCCERARAANLSPRVAEAIWRTMIGAFIALETEVNSQSKK
- the trpD gene encoding anthranilate phosphoribosyltransferase — translated: MKELFNQIANREDLSEEQVEALFDGILNNDVSESEIAAFLMGLKVKGEMPSEITGIVRALKSHAVDLPQVFDDAMCNCGTGGDQSYSFNISTTACFILAAGGIRMAKFGNRSVSSKSGSADVLEELGINITASPETLSKALDEVGVAFIFAQTMLPAMRFIGPARQVLGIPTIMNIVGPLANPLDLETQLMGLYRADLQETAAQVMQKLGRKRAIIITGPNNMDEAALYGTNTYTLLDNGKISQHQFTYQDLEMPKVELDDIVGGDAKQNAEILLSVLQNEPSPYLETTVLNAGLGFYANGKVDSLEEGVALARQLIADGSALAKLRQLQEVQI
- a CDS encoding DUF2089 family protein produces the protein MTNNNQLPPWLAVLTEKDLDFIRQFIISSGSLKEMASYYDISYPTVRLRLDKLIQKVSGDGMVEDDNYIQLIRQLALDGKMSYDTARELILSYRKERRYLW